The following proteins are encoded in a genomic region of Vibrio spartinae:
- a CDS encoding DUF3466 family protein, with product MTPIKTKISLLAFSVFAATQAHAALYQVVEVTPPVSSNSFQSAFGVAIQPSTDDSNSATNFNSCFLASSIGGTNCSNFTLAGETRIQKTMAGEAVDGISYREEVPFGMDNAFSYAQTENDLKNYCSSELLYSTCDAWGESHWAEWQRELTGDKTVNAIAFVEGGSTFDSQNTVINSLTTSSSPIGIQLSTGDNRQTVTAMADVTPTGSFDKSRAWKTDGTFTVGSVSDNKPNTFGNYYSSNAAIWGSDGVVTKIGWGSGVSQEKDQRLAQGSIRDFVVKSGTIYGVGYNTYDSDNNFMNATVFQVATGDYGTASKWTSTEINDAKTESGNDRIYSHTVLTAVNDNLVAIGEAKRAGSRPSGGAAANRFFVVPDVSAASPSAQFISDNISFSDAGGHANAINNFNEIVGQVDTESSRESSGKPRRKRAFIYPYNTTGSNATRMGIFANRPWLLDDLTNGGNFSANNNQYRILNAFDINDAGVIAATAIKCSGGYDSTAHNATCGNGGETETTVAVKLIPIKDVTSSDISARGNESSSINRSGGSLGSAGLTLLSLLLFRRKR from the coding sequence ATGACACCAATCAAGACGAAAATATCACTTTTAGCCTTTTCAGTATTTGCAGCGACGCAGGCTCATGCTGCCCTTTATCAAGTGGTTGAAGTGACGCCTCCCGTTTCTTCAAATAGTTTCCAAAGTGCATTTGGTGTCGCGATTCAGCCTTCTACGGATGATAGTAATTCAGCCACCAATTTCAATAGTTGTTTTCTCGCGAGTTCGATCGGTGGAACGAATTGTTCTAATTTTACGCTTGCCGGAGAAACACGTATTCAGAAAACAATGGCAGGTGAAGCTGTTGATGGGATCAGCTACCGTGAGGAAGTGCCATTCGGGATGGATAATGCTTTCTCTTATGCCCAGACAGAGAATGATTTAAAGAATTATTGTTCGAGTGAGTTGCTTTATTCAACTTGTGATGCTTGGGGAGAATCCCATTGGGCGGAGTGGCAACGTGAGTTGACCGGAGATAAGACGGTTAACGCAATCGCCTTTGTCGAAGGTGGTTCTACCTTTGATAGTCAAAATACCGTGATTAACAGCTTAACAACGAGTTCCAGCCCCATAGGGATTCAACTGTCGACCGGGGATAACCGTCAGACGGTTACAGCAATGGCTGATGTGACACCGACTGGGTCCTTTGATAAATCCCGGGCCTGGAAAACAGATGGTACTTTCACTGTTGGGAGTGTGTCGGACAATAAACCCAACACTTTTGGTAACTATTACAGTTCGAACGCAGCGATTTGGGGCAGTGACGGAGTGGTTACTAAAATTGGCTGGGGGAGTGGTGTGAGTCAGGAAAAAGATCAGCGCCTTGCCCAAGGGAGTATACGTGATTTTGTTGTCAAGAGCGGGACCATTTATGGCGTCGGTTATAATACCTACGACAGCGATAATAACTTCATGAATGCGACGGTTTTTCAGGTGGCTACAGGTGATTATGGGACAGCATCGAAGTGGACTTCGACTGAGATTAATGATGCGAAGACCGAGTCGGGCAATGATCGAATCTATAGTCATACCGTTTTGACTGCCGTGAACGATAACCTGGTTGCGATTGGCGAAGCGAAACGGGCGGGAAGCCGGCCATCCGGTGGTGCTGCTGCAAATCGGTTTTTTGTCGTGCCGGATGTCAGTGCCGCATCACCATCAGCGCAATTTATCTCTGACAATATTTCGTTCTCCGATGCGGGGGGCCATGCGAATGCGATCAATAACTTTAATGAAATTGTTGGTCAGGTCGATACGGAATCCAGCCGTGAAAGTAGTGGTAAGCCGCGACGCAAGCGCGCGTTTATCTATCCGTATAATACAACCGGTAGTAACGCCACACGAATGGGCATTTTCGCCAATCGTCCTTGGTTACTGGATGATTTGACCAATGGTGGCAATTTCTCAGCGAATAACAACCAATACCGCATTCTTAATGCATTCGATATTAATGATGCTGGCGTGATTGCTGCAACTGCGATTAAGTGTAGTGGCGGATATGATTCAACGGCTCACAATGCAACATGTGGTAATGGCGGGGAGACCGAGACAACGGTAGCGGTGAAGCTTATTCCTATAAAGGACGTAACCAGCAGTGATATTAGTGCCAGAGGGAATGAATCCAGCTCAATTAATCGAAGTGGTGGATCCTTGGGTAGCGCAGGTTTGACACTACTGAGCCTGCTTTTGTTCCGTCGAAAACGGTGA
- the rmf gene encoding ribosome modulation factor yields the protein MKRQKRDRLGRAQSQGYKAGLNGRSSEECPYQQMDVRSYWMGGWREARDDKNAGLYK from the coding sequence ATGAAGAGACAAAAGCGAGATCGTCTGGGAAGAGCACAGTCTCAAGGGTACAAAGCCGGGTTAAATGGTCGTTCTTCTGAGGAGTGCCCTTACCAACAGATGGATGTTCGCTCCTATTGGATGGGCGGTTGGCGCGAAGCAAGAGATGACAAGAATGCAGGTCTCTATAAATAA
- a CDS encoding S16 family serine protease, with amino-acid sequence MTNDIWRFVTPQFDDYSTQFAQYPSIQPADFMSTQPRLQSTLRRFTELTGLSRLLVIHTPDNSVYRHIIQNSLSALLPENVPVITSESLEKTHMFTTVKADNGHLVSEISGLLDKADGGYLIISLNWLIKNADSWPILKSVLLGEQVSALNCDEKSPLQYEWAKRYDIKLILSGDREQLATVDYIDDDIRSGLSLYTEVELEIKIEPDNLAHYFAYLKWLLQTYRYPDLSEDAVQLLLAAGVRQTEDQQYIPLSLFWHRALLEEATIEAGNSTIESQHIQSALDKRYYRESYLPERALSDILNGQVLIETQGKQVGQVNGLTVIDIAGHPVSYGEPARISCVVHFGDGDISDVERKVELGGNLHAKGMMIMQAFVSSALELNAPLPYSASVVFEQSYSEVDGDSASLAEVCSLVSALSNIAIDQQIAVTGAVDQFGRVQAVGGLNEKIEGFYHVCCHQGLTGKQGVILPKTNLRNLALHHSLVSRIQAGEFHIWPVSTVDEAIPILMGKPFRRKNTDAALNKDSGFEKNSVLEKIAERIELFEREENPGSLWEKLKNRLNFY; translated from the coding sequence ATGACAAATGATATATGGCGCTTTGTAACGCCTCAGTTCGACGACTACAGCACACAATTTGCACAATACCCATCAATTCAACCCGCTGATTTTATGTCAACCCAGCCTCGGCTCCAATCGACATTACGTCGCTTTACCGAGCTGACAGGACTGAGCCGCTTATTGGTTATTCATACACCTGACAATTCAGTTTATCGCCATATCATCCAGAATAGTCTCTCTGCCCTACTGCCAGAGAATGTCCCTGTGATCACCAGTGAGTCTCTGGAAAAAACACACATGTTTACCACGGTCAAAGCAGATAACGGACACCTTGTCAGTGAAATTTCCGGTTTACTCGATAAAGCTGATGGGGGTTACCTGATTATCTCTCTTAACTGGCTGATCAAAAATGCCGATAGCTGGCCAATTCTGAAAAGTGTCTTGCTTGGTGAACAAGTCTCGGCATTGAACTGTGATGAAAAATCGCCACTCCAGTATGAATGGGCGAAACGTTATGATATTAAACTGATCTTATCTGGCGATCGCGAACAACTGGCAACAGTCGATTATATCGATGATGATATCCGTAGCGGTTTATCTCTTTATACAGAGGTTGAGCTGGAGATAAAAATTGAGCCGGACAACCTTGCCCACTATTTCGCTTATTTGAAATGGTTGCTGCAAACTTACCGTTATCCGGATCTTTCAGAAGACGCTGTACAGTTATTGTTGGCTGCCGGTGTCCGTCAGACTGAAGACCAGCAATATATTCCTTTGAGTTTATTCTGGCACCGAGCTTTGTTGGAAGAAGCGACCATTGAAGCTGGCAATAGTACGATTGAGTCTCAGCATATTCAGTCTGCGTTGGATAAACGCTATTATCGCGAGAGTTATCTGCCGGAACGCGCACTGAGTGATATTCTCAACGGTCAGGTATTGATTGAAACACAGGGAAAACAAGTGGGTCAGGTCAATGGGTTAACGGTGATTGATATTGCAGGACATCCGGTCTCTTACGGAGAGCCTGCTCGTATTTCATGTGTCGTTCACTTTGGTGATGGGGATATCAGTGATGTCGAGCGTAAAGTCGAATTAGGTGGTAACCTTCACGCTAAAGGTATGATGATTATGCAGGCATTTGTCAGCAGTGCACTAGAATTAAATGCGCCACTGCCCTATTCTGCATCGGTTGTATTTGAACAATCATATAGCGAGGTCGATGGTGACAGCGCGTCTTTGGCTGAAGTATGTTCATTGGTGAGTGCATTGTCAAACATCGCGATTGATCAACAGATTGCAGTCACTGGCGCAGTCGATCAATTTGGCAGAGTTCAAGCTGTCGGTGGCTTGAATGAGAAAATTGAAGGGTTTTACCATGTCTGTTGCCATCAAGGACTAACAGGCAAACAAGGTGTCATTCTCCCTAAAACCAATTTAAGGAATTTGGCACTTCACCATTCGCTGGTGAGTCGTATACAAGCCGGAGAGTTCCATATCTGGCCCGTATCAACCGTTGATGAAGCGATTCCTATCCTCATGGGGAAACCCTTTCGTCGGAAAAATACAGATGCCGCTCTCAACAAAGATAGTGGCTTTGAAAAAAATAGTGTTCTTGAAAAAATAGCTGAAAGAATTGAATTATTCGAGCGTGAAGAAAATCCGGGAAGTTTGTGGGAAAAACTCAAAAATAGACTGAATTTTTACTGA
- a CDS encoding DUF3634 family protein has translation MMYVIIIAAVVIFWLLVLDRPVLYVHFKKGQLVKAKGHLPVTLKHNLTEIGHHSPFDGYLKAYQRREGIRLKFSPSVPKSIQQRIRNVFPFSGLKKSGTNQKSKR, from the coding sequence ATGATGTACGTCATAATCATTGCTGCTGTTGTGATTTTCTGGTTGCTTGTTCTTGATCGGCCCGTGCTGTACGTTCATTTTAAAAAAGGTCAGTTGGTTAAAGCCAAAGGTCATTTGCCAGTGACGTTAAAACACAATCTGACAGAAATTGGCCATCATTCTCCATTTGATGGATATCTAAAAGCCTATCAGCGTCGAGAGGGGATTCGGCTCAAATTCTCTCCATCAGTGCCGAAGAGTATTCAGCAGCGGATTCGTAATGTTTTTCCTTTCAGCGGGCTGAAAAAATCGGGCACGAATCAAAAAAGTAAACGCTAG
- the fabA gene encoding bifunctional 3-hydroxydecanoyl-ACP dehydratase/trans-2-decenoyl-ACP isomerase, which yields MQNKRESYNRDDLLASSRGELFGPGYPQLPAPNMLMMDRVTKMSETEGEFGKGLILAELDITPDLWFFDCHFPGDPVMPGCLGLDAMWQLVGFFLGWVGGKGKGRALGVGEVKFTGQILPTAKKVTYEINMKRVVNRKLVMGVADGRVLVDGKEIYVAKDLKVGLFQDTSTF from the coding sequence ATGCAAAATAAACGTGAATCTTATAATCGTGACGACCTTCTGGCATCAAGCAGAGGCGAACTCTTTGGGCCAGGATATCCACAATTACCAGCTCCCAATATGTTAATGATGGATCGTGTAACCAAGATGTCTGAGACAGAAGGTGAATTTGGTAAAGGTTTGATTCTGGCTGAGCTTGATATTACTCCTGATCTATGGTTTTTTGACTGCCATTTTCCTGGTGATCCAGTGATGCCCGGCTGTCTCGGACTTGATGCAATGTGGCAACTTGTTGGCTTCTTCCTCGGCTGGGTTGGCGGCAAAGGTAAAGGCAGAGCTTTAGGTGTCGGTGAAGTAAAATTTACCGGTCAAATTCTGCCAACGGCTAAAAAAGTCACTTACGAAATTAACATGAAACGTGTCGTCAACCGTAAACTGGTTATGGGTGTGGCAGATGGCCGAGTTTTAGTTGATGGTAAAGAAATTTATGTGGCCAAAGACCTGAAAGTTGGCCTGTTCCAAGATACATCAACGTTTTAA
- the matP gene encoding macrodomain Ter protein MatP: MKYQQLENLECGWKWQYLMDRYKEGVQVTRHIDSSEIDHAIALLSQIEHEPIYVLEWIEQHMSPELDNKLKQAIRAKRKRHYNAEQIHTRKKSIDLDYRVWEKLAFRANELGCTLSEAIEYLLGEASKTEKTSQKMSSLKEDLNRLLSE; the protein is encoded by the coding sequence ATGAAATACCAGCAACTTGAAAATCTGGAATGTGGGTGGAAATGGCAATATCTCATGGATCGATACAAAGAGGGTGTACAGGTCACTCGCCATATCGATAGCAGTGAAATCGATCATGCCATTGCATTACTGAGTCAAATTGAACATGAGCCCATCTATGTTTTGGAGTGGATCGAGCAACATATGTCGCCCGAACTGGATAACAAGTTGAAACAGGCGATTCGGGCAAAACGGAAAAGACATTATAATGCTGAGCAGATTCACACCCGGAAGAAGTCAATTGATTTAGATTATCGCGTATGGGAAAAACTGGCTTTTCGGGCGAATGAACTAGGATGTACCTTATCTGAAGCGATTGAATACTTACTCGGCGAAGCCTCTAAAACTGAAAAAACGAGTCAGAAGATGAGCTCACTGAAAGAAGATTTGAATCGATTATTATCTGAATAA
- a CDS encoding ABC transporter ATP-binding protein, producing the protein MALISIHNGYLAFGDHPLLDHIDFSLQDNERVCLVGRNGAGKSTLMKILCGDIHLDDGKMTVTQDVVVSRLEQDPPRDQEGTVFEYVADGLADVGQQLQAYQELLTLIEHDPSERNITRLAQVQEQLDHSGGWRFDERIKNILASLNLDGQTLLTDLSGGWQRKAALARALVCEPDVLLLDEPTNHLDVTTIEWLEGFLKDFKGSIIFISHDRSFIQSMATRIVDLDRGQLASFDVGYEQYLTEKEELLRVEELQNAEFDKKLAQEEVWIRQGIKARRTRNEGRVRALKKLRQERTERRDVQGKVNLQLDDTVRSGKIVFEAENLSYEIDGRSIIDRFSFNVMRGDRIALIGPNGCGKSTLLKLLLGKIQPTHGRLHCGTKLEVAYFDQYREKLDPEKTVMDNLADGKQEVMVAGRPRHALSYLQDFLFSPKRARTPVKALSGGEKNRLLLARIFLRPNNLLVLDEPTNDLDIETLELLEDLLANYQGTLLLVSHDRHFVDNTVMTSWIFEGNGQIEEFVGGYHDAQQQRQQVYAARNEVMKHQASESDVSPVQATGASVKTNPPAKVSKGKKLSYKQQRELELLPEQLEALEQEIETLQTQVNDADFFSQGVEQTQPILERLDAAEKELEQAFNRWEELEALQQDSK; encoded by the coding sequence ATGGCATTAATAAGCATTCATAACGGGTATTTAGCATTTGGCGATCATCCGTTGCTGGATCATATTGACTTTTCTTTGCAGGACAATGAGCGGGTCTGTCTGGTTGGCAGAAACGGTGCGGGTAAATCAACGTTGATGAAAATTCTCTGTGGAGACATTCATCTGGATGACGGCAAAATGACTGTGACGCAGGACGTCGTGGTTTCCCGTCTGGAACAAGACCCACCCAGAGATCAAGAAGGGACGGTATTTGAGTATGTCGCTGATGGTCTGGCTGATGTTGGTCAACAGCTTCAGGCCTATCAAGAATTGCTGACGTTGATTGAACATGATCCGAGTGAGAGAAATATCACCCGACTTGCACAGGTTCAGGAACAATTGGATCATAGTGGCGGATGGCGTTTTGATGAACGGATTAAAAATATCTTGGCTTCGTTAAATCTTGATGGTCAGACTTTATTAACCGATCTATCCGGTGGCTGGCAACGAAAAGCCGCACTGGCTCGGGCACTGGTTTGTGAACCTGACGTATTGTTACTTGACGAACCGACCAACCATCTGGACGTCACGACGATTGAATGGCTGGAAGGTTTTCTGAAAGATTTCAAAGGGTCAATCATCTTTATTTCGCATGACCGTAGCTTTATTCAGTCGATGGCGACTCGGATTGTCGACTTAGATCGCGGACAGCTTGCTTCATTCGACGTCGGTTACGAACAATACCTGACGGAAAAAGAAGAGCTTCTACGCGTTGAAGAACTACAAAATGCCGAATTTGATAAGAAGCTCGCTCAGGAAGAAGTTTGGATTCGTCAAGGCATTAAAGCCCGTAGAACACGAAATGAAGGGCGGGTGAGAGCATTGAAGAAACTTCGCCAAGAGCGTACTGAGCGACGTGACGTTCAGGGCAAAGTGAACTTACAACTGGATGATACGGTTCGCTCCGGCAAGATTGTCTTTGAAGCTGAAAATCTTTCGTATGAGATTGACGGTCGCAGTATCATTGATCGGTTTAGCTTTAATGTTATGCGCGGTGACCGAATTGCCTTGATCGGGCCAAATGGTTGCGGTAAAAGTACATTGTTAAAATTGTTATTAGGGAAAATTCAGCCGACTCATGGTCGCTTACATTGTGGTACAAAGCTGGAAGTTGCCTATTTCGACCAGTATCGAGAGAAATTGGATCCAGAAAAGACCGTGATGGATAATTTGGCTGACGGTAAGCAAGAGGTAATGGTCGCTGGGCGTCCACGCCATGCTTTAAGTTATTTGCAGGATTTTCTATTTTCTCCGAAGCGGGCAAGAACCCCGGTGAAAGCCTTATCTGGCGGGGAAAAAAACCGCTTATTGTTAGCACGAATCTTCCTCCGCCCGAATAACCTTTTGGTACTGGATGAACCAACGAACGATTTAGATATCGAGACACTGGAACTTTTGGAAGATTTACTTGCCAACTATCAGGGTACATTGCTTTTGGTCAGCCATGATCGTCATTTTGTGGATAATACGGTGATGACAAGCTGGATTTTTGAGGGCAATGGCCAGATTGAAGAATTTGTCGGCGGATATCACGATGCGCAGCAACAGCGGCAGCAAGTATACGCGGCAAGAAATGAAGTCATGAAGCACCAAGCGTCAGAGTCGGATGTATCTCCGGTGCAGGCAACGGGCGCTTCAGTAAAAACGAATCCACCTGCGAAGGTCAGTAAAGGTAAAAAGTTATCTTACAAGCAGCAACGTGAACTTGAGTTGCTTCCGGAACAACTTGAAGCTTTGGAACAAGAGATAGAAACACTCCAGACGCAAGTCAACGATGCCGACTTTTTTTCGCAGGGTGTTGAACAGACTCAACCCATTTTGGAACGATTAGATGCCGCAGAAAAAGAACTTGAGCAGGCATTCAACCGATGGGAAGAGCTTGAAGCATTACAACAGGACAGTAAATAA
- a CDS encoding sensor domain-containing diguanylate cyclase, protein MHDYLINSESSDDQASLLAMIQQLTRSFPAIEQLDILNGNGSSLLRFVKTVALNTQIDFLPSDQEPISADVRQLLKAKPNEIWFSQRMQQSGLIRAQRVMFQAGLPIFMQERLIGVLVVNLDMTEFLKHLFFQPGADIYLLDKHGQILYANRTPNNLNADDHHTPLPTTLAMWKASGFFTFGLSRLLPSHEPLTLAYRMGGDKFYRADKSLLLIAVMAVSAFSIPLGTLVVWHSFRRKVMLNNLSIENQASLNIIDQYIPVIFTDKQARILRCNDAFLKLTGYTKSELLGQSYGMLSDPHVMNLKPFSMFRTLLPGKQWQGELHSQTRSGDELWLHTSIIPRFDKRQNLTGYMAIFTDRTDRKQVERMAERDPLTGIYNRMKLDELMRKYLNQSEKSGQEFAIILIDIDYFKAINDEYGHLVGDNTLIEVTYLLQQSLNKPNEIGRWGGEEFVVICPQSDYLEAFHIANILCKTVSQHRFRQTGQVTISLGVSSSLGKSTVAELLNEADQGLYEAKDRGRCQVVGHFNSEQPAVTTQATKAANIELC, encoded by the coding sequence GTGCATGATTATCTAATCAATTCTGAGTCCAGTGATGATCAGGCGTCTCTTCTGGCTATGATTCAGCAACTTACACGGAGTTTTCCTGCGATTGAACAACTGGATATTCTGAATGGAAACGGAAGCTCATTGCTCCGTTTTGTGAAGACGGTTGCGCTAAATACTCAAATAGATTTTTTGCCGTCTGATCAAGAACCTATTTCCGCTGATGTTCGCCAATTACTGAAAGCTAAACCGAATGAGATTTGGTTTTCTCAGAGAATGCAGCAATCCGGTCTCATCAGGGCACAAAGAGTGATGTTTCAGGCTGGTTTGCCGATTTTCATGCAAGAGCGCTTGATTGGTGTACTTGTTGTCAACCTTGATATGACTGAGTTCCTAAAGCACCTCTTTTTTCAGCCGGGTGCTGATATTTACTTGTTAGATAAACACGGTCAGATTTTGTATGCGAACCGAACCCCAAACAATTTGAATGCTGATGATCATCATACGCCTTTGCCAACGACTTTGGCGATGTGGAAAGCATCAGGATTTTTTACCTTTGGTTTATCTCGTCTGCTCCCCAGCCATGAACCGTTGACTCTGGCATACAGAATGGGCGGAGATAAGTTTTATCGTGCAGACAAGAGCCTATTATTGATTGCGGTGATGGCGGTATCTGCTTTTTCAATACCGCTCGGAACTTTGGTTGTGTGGCACTCATTTCGCCGTAAGGTTATGTTAAATAATTTATCGATTGAAAATCAGGCCAGTCTCAATATCATCGACCAATATATTCCGGTTATTTTCACAGATAAACAGGCTCGAATTCTGCGCTGCAATGATGCTTTTTTAAAATTAACGGGTTATACAAAAAGCGAGTTACTCGGACAGTCTTACGGCATGCTCAGCGATCCTCATGTGATGAACCTAAAACCTTTTTCAATGTTTAGAACACTGTTACCCGGTAAACAGTGGCAAGGAGAGCTTCATAGCCAGACGCGAAGTGGGGATGAATTATGGTTGCATACATCGATTATACCGAGGTTTGATAAACGCCAGAATCTGACTGGATATATGGCTATTTTTACCGACAGGACGGACCGCAAGCAAGTCGAGCGAATGGCTGAAAGAGATCCATTGACCGGTATTTATAATCGAATGAAACTCGATGAATTAATGAGAAAATATCTCAATCAGTCAGAAAAATCAGGCCAGGAATTTGCCATCATTCTGATCGATATTGATTATTTCAAAGCCATCAATGATGAATATGGACATCTGGTTGGTGATAATACTTTGATTGAAGTCACTTACCTGCTGCAACAGTCTTTAAATAAGCCAAATGAGATTGGCCGTTGGGGGGGTGAGGAGTTTGTGGTGATTTGTCCTCAATCGGATTATTTAGAGGCGTTTCATATCGCCAATATACTTTGCAAGACCGTCTCTCAACATCGCTTCAGACAGACAGGTCAAGTGACCATTAGTTTAGGTGTCAGCTCATCGCTTGGAAAAAGCACGGTCGCAGAGTTACTCAATGAAGCGGATCAAGGACTGTATGAAGCTAAAGATCGTGGGCGTTGTCAGGTTGTCGGACATTTTAACAGTGAACAGCCGGCTGTAACCACGCAAGCAACAAAAGCGGCTAATATTGAATTGTGTTGA